In Deinococcus maricopensis DSM 21211, the sequence TTCATGCCGGCGCTCTTGTCCTCGGGCACCTCACCGTTCGGGTCGAACTCGGTGAGCAGCGTCTTGATCTGCGCGTCGTCCATGCCGAGCACGCGCAGCAGCATGCTGACCGGGAACTTGCGCTTGTTGACCTTCATTTCCAGCACGCCGCTGTTGAACTCCAGTTCAATCCAGGGGCCGCGCTTGGGCATGGGGATGATCGCGCCGGTGTAGGTCTTCTTGATGCCTTTGTAGCTGCTCGTGAAGTACACGCCGGGGGAGCGGTGGATCTGGCTGATGACCACGCGGTCGGCGCCGTTGATCACGAAGCTGCCGTCGATGGTCATCAGCGGCAGGTCCCCGAGGAACACCTGGTCTTCTTTGATCAGGCCGCTGTCCTTGTGGATCAGCTGCAGTTTCGCGTAGAGGGGCGCCTGGTAGGTCAGGTCCTTTTCGCGGCACTCTTCGGGGGTGTAGGGGGCGTCGCCGAGCTTGTATTCGAGGAAGTCGAGGACCAGGCCGCTGCTGCGGCCCTTCTCGGTTTCGTCGATGGGGAAGACTTCCTTGAACGCGCTTTGCAGGCCGGCGTTTTCGCGGCGGTCCGCGGCGACGCCCGTCTGCAGGAATTGGTTGAAGGAACGGACCTGAACTTCGGTCAGGTCGGGAAGGGGGATGACTTCGGTGATTTCACCGAAACGCTCAATGCGTGGCCTCATGTACACCTCTCGCACGAGAAATAAATGGCTTCCCCGGACCTGCCATTGCCCATCATGGCTAACAAGGCTGAGGGGAGGCAGGGGGCTGGCGCCCGCGCCTCCGAGTCATACCGATGTGAGATGGAGTTCCAGCAAACCTGCAAGTCGCTCCTGAATTACCACCGATCGTGGTGGCCAAAGACAAGATTATACCCGAGTGTGCAGGGATGTCAAGCGCGCGTTGGGGAAGTGCAGCAAAAACCCCAGGCCGAAGCCTGGGGTGCACACCCGGTGAGGGGAGGTTTACTTGAGTTCGACGCGGGCGCCGGCGCCTTCGAGCTGCGCCTTGAACTTCTCGGCGTCTTCCTTGCTGACGCCTTCCTTGACGTTGCCGCCCTTCTCGCTGAGGTCCTTGGCTTCCTTCAGACCCAGGCCGGTGATGGCGCGCAGTTCCTTAATGACGTTGATCTTCTGAGCGCCGGCGTCCACGAGGACGACGTCGAACTCGGTCTTCTCTTCAACGGGCGCAGCAGCGGCAGCGGCGGGGCCGGCGGCCACGGCGGCGGTGACGCCCCAGGTTTCCTTCAGACCGTCGATGAGGTCCGCGAGTTCCATGATGGTGAGCTGGCCGAGTTGGTCGATAAGCGCTTGTTTGTCGTAAGCCATGGTGTAATCCTCCGGGATTGAATTTCACAGTGCGGCGCGCGGCCGCGCTTGAGTTTGATGGGATGAAGGGACAGGCGCTTAAGCGCTCTGGCCTTCGAGCTTCTCGCGGTACGCTTCGAGGATGCCCACGAAGTTCGACAGGTGAGCGCTGAGCACGCCGACCAGTTCGCCCTGGAGGCTCTGCTTGCTGCCGAGGCTGGCGAGACGCTCGACGACTTTCACGTCGACGCGCGTGCCTTCCACGAAGCCGGCCTTCACGGCGGGGATGCCCTTGTCGTTGCCTTTGCTGGCATCCGCGAGGACCTTCGCCACGCCGGCGGGGTCGTCCTGAGCGACAACCACGGCGCTGGGGCCGTGCAGGGCGTCCGCGAAGTCACGGCCGCCGTCCTGCAGCGCGATGTTGATCAGGGTGTTCTTGGCGACGATCAGTCGCCCACCCTTCTCCACGAGCTGCTTGCGCAGGTTGGTGAGCTGACCGGCGGTGAGACCCTGGTAGTCGACGACGTAGAACGTCTCGATGCCCTTCATGGTCTCCTGGAGCGCGGCCAGGGTTTCTTTGTTACGGGGGTTCGCCACTGATAATCCTCCTTGGCTGTGACCCTGTCCAGTGCGTGAGCACAAGACAACTCGGCGGGGTATTTAAACCTGGCAAGGGTGCCCGCTGTCTACGATGCCGTTCAGAGGTGCTTGCGCACCGGGGTGCTGAGGTTCAGCAGGGACCGGGCCCTGCCCGGTCCCCGGGTGTTACTCGGCGCTGGCGAGCGTCACGGGCACGCTGGGGCCCATAGTGCTCGTCACGAACGCGCTGCGCAGGTACACGCCCTTGGCGCTGCCCGGCTTGGCCGCTTCGAGCGCGCCGACGAGCGAACGGAGGTTCTCCGCGAGCTGCTCGGCGCCGAACGAGGCCTTGCCGATGGGGGCGTGCACGACGCCGGTCTTGTCGTTACGGAACTCGATGCGACCGGCCTTGAGGCCCTTCACCATGCCGGCGACGTCGGGGCCGACGGTGCCGCTCTTGGGGTTGGGGAGCAGGCCGCGCGGCCCGAGCAGACGCGCGAGCTTCTGACCGACCTGGGCCATCATGTCCGGCGTCGCCACGACGGCGTCGAAGTCCATGTAGCCACCCAGGATGCGCTCGATGAGCTCTTCGGCGCCGACGACGTCCGCACCGGCCGCTTCGGCTTCGGCGAGCTTGTCACCCTTGGTGATCACGGCGACGCGCACGCTGCGGCCCGTGCCGTGAGGGAGCGCCACGGTGCCGCGCACCGTCTGGTCGCTCTTGCGCGGGTCGATGCCGAGGCGGAAGTGCACTTCGACGGTCTCGTCGAACTTCGCGGTGGCGAGTTCCTTGACGAGGGTGGTCGCTTCGTCGACGCTGTACAGCTTGCTGCGGTCCACCTTGCCCACCAGGGCGTTGTAGCGTTTGCCGTGCTTAGGCATTGGGGCCCCCTTCGACGGTGACGCCCATGCTGCGCGCGGTGCCGGCGACGGTGTTCGCGGCCGCTTCCACGCTGGCGGCGTTCAGGTCAGGCATTTTGGTCTTGGCGATTTCCAGCACCTGGTCCCAGGTCAGCTTGCCGACCTTGCTCTTGTTGGGGGTGCTGCTGCCCTTGGCGATGCCCGACGCCTTGCGGATCAGGTAGCTCATGGGCGGGGTCTTCGTGATGAACGTGAAGCTGCGATCCGCGAAGATCGTGATCTCCACGGGAATGATCGCGTCACCCTTGTCCGCGGTGGCGGCATTGAACGCCTTCGTGAACTCCATGATGTTCGCGCCGTGCTGACCGAGCGCGGGACCCACGGGCGGGGCCGGGGTGGCCTTGCCCGCCGGCAGTTGCAGTTTCACCAAACCGACGACTTTCTTCATAACTTCCTCCTTAGCTCCCCCTCAACGCGCGCAAACGGCGCGCGCGTCCTGCGGGGTGCTGACGCTAAGCGCATGCTGCCGCGAAGGCAGCAACTCTCCCAGTGTACAGGACCGACGCTCGGCTTGCCAAGCGGTCTGCGAGAATCAGCCGCGGCTGACCTGCGAGAAGTCCAGTTCCACGGGCGTTTCGCGCCCGAAGATGCTCACGAGCACCTTCACTTTCGCCTGTGCGGCGTTCACTTCGCTGACCACGCCACTGAAGTCCGCGAACGGACCGCTGGTGACGCGCACCATGTCGCCTTCCTTGAAGTTGACCTTGATGCGCGGCGCCACTTCGGTGGCCTTCGCGGCCACGCCCACCGACGCCAGCAGACGCTGCACTTCCTCGGGAGAGAGCGGCACCGGGCGAGTCGTCGTGCCGACAAAGCCGGTCACGCCGGGCGTGCCGCGCACCACTTCCCACGACTCGCCGAGCTCGCCGGGGCTGTGCTCGTCCTCAATGTCCATCTGAACGAAGACGTACCCAGGGAACATCTTGCGCTTGACGGTTTCCTTCTTGCCGCCCTCTTTCAGCTCCACCGCTTCTTCAGTGGGCTGCAGGACCTGGAAGATCTTGAGGCCGTACATGCTGTACGCGCGGGCGCGCTTGATCAGGTTGTCTTCAACGCGGTCTTCCTGACCGACGTAGGTATGCACCGCGTACCATTCGATACTCATGGCAGCACCAGCTTCACGAGCACCTGGAACACCTTGTCGTACAAGAAGGTGATCAGGGTCAAGGCGATCACGAAGATCAGTACCGCTTGCGTGCCCTCCAGCACCTGCTGGCGGGTGGGCCAGGTGACACGCAGCAGTTCAAGCCGCGCTTCCTGGAAATACCGCACGATCCCGTTCATGCTTCACCTCGGGCGGAAGCCAGACAGGCGGGTCGGGTCAAAGCCCGACCCGCCGCTGGACCCGCTTTAGATCTTCTTCTCTTTGAAGACGACGTGCTTCTTCGCGACGGGATCGTACTTCTTGAGTTCCAGCTTCGCCTGCGTGTTCCGACGGTTCTTGGTGGTGGTGTAGTAGAACCCCGTGC encodes:
- the rpmG gene encoding 50S ribosomal protein L33 yields the protein MAKDGPRIIIKMESTAGTGFYYTTTKNRRNTQAKLELKKYDPVAKKHVVFKEKKI
- the rplK gene encoding 50S ribosomal protein L11, translating into MKKVVGLVKLQLPAGKATPAPPVGPALGQHGANIMEFTKAFNAATADKGDAIIPVEITIFADRSFTFITKTPPMSYLIRKASGIAKGSSTPNKSKVGKLTWDQVLEIAKTKMPDLNAASVEAAANTVAGTARSMGVTVEGGPNA
- the rplJ gene encoding 50S ribosomal protein L10, yielding MANPRNKETLAALQETMKGIETFYVVDYQGLTAGQLTNLRKQLVEKGGRLIVAKNTLINIALQDGGRDFADALHGPSAVVVAQDDPAGVAKVLADASKGNDKGIPAVKAGFVEGTRVDVKVVERLASLGSKQSLQGELVGVLSAHLSNFVGILEAYREKLEGQSA
- the rplA gene encoding 50S ribosomal protein L1; its protein translation is MPKHGKRYNALVGKVDRSKLYSVDEATTLVKELATAKFDETVEVHFRLGIDPRKSDQTVRGTVALPHGTGRSVRVAVITKGDKLAEAEAAGADVVGAEELIERILGGYMDFDAVVATPDMMAQVGQKLARLLGPRGLLPNPKSGTVGPDVAGMVKGLKAGRIEFRNDKTGVVHAPIGKASFGAEQLAENLRSLVGALEAAKPGSAKGVYLRSAFVTSTMGPSVPVTLASAE
- the secE gene encoding preprotein translocase subunit SecE encodes the protein MNGIVRYFQEARLELLRVTWPTRQQVLEGTQAVLIFVIALTLITFLYDKVFQVLVKLVLP
- the rplL gene encoding 50S ribosomal protein L7/L12, with product MAYDKQALIDQLGQLTIMELADLIDGLKETWGVTAAVAAGPAAAAAAPVEEKTEFDVVLVDAGAQKINVIKELRAITGLGLKEAKDLSEKGGNVKEGVSKEDAEKFKAQLEGAGARVELK
- the nusG gene encoding transcription termination/antitermination protein NusG, which produces MSIEWYAVHTYVGQEDRVEDNLIKRARAYSMYGLKIFQVLQPTEEAVELKEGGKKETVKRKMFPGYVFVQMDIEDEHSPGELGESWEVVRGTPGVTGFVGTTTRPVPLSPEEVQRLLASVGVAAKATEVAPRIKVNFKEGDMVRVTSGPFADFSGVVSEVNAAQAKVKVLVSIFGRETPVELDFSQVSRG